The genomic stretch TTCTTTTGCTGCATAAGAAATTAGCACAaatgtagtggcttaaaacaacacctCTTTAGTAGCTCACAGTTCTGTAGGTTGGGATACTGCCATGCAGTGGCTTGGTTCTCTGTTCAAGGTCTTAAAGGTCTGAAATCAGCATTTAAATACTTGTAAGATAATTCTAACATCTAACTCATCCTGATTTGGCATCATTTGTCATTTCTTATTCAAGTTGTTATGTGTCAAGTTGTTATGGTATGAGTagtgatattttattgttttttggaCATTTTGGCTATTATGTTAGGATACTTTGGTCCctatttaaagttttgttttgctttttcattttatcagGCCTTTCATTTTTATAGGTTTGGCACATAGTGCCAAATTTTGTGGACCATGGTTCCATGACAATCTAATTTTCAGAACCTTTATGGTACCTTTTGTGTTGTGCAGGTGGAGCTACTTCTGCCCTACTTCTACTTACCTCCATAAGTACCTGATGCAGCTACTTCCATAAGCAGCCTCCTCATGCTGCTTCTGGAGGATTGGGCCACTTGGTGCTACTGGTGGGGGAAGGGAATCTCTGGACCACTTGATGAGGAGTACttcctgtgccaggcacttgtGACAGGTTCTCCCTTGACTGTAGAGAATGAAGGGTACTTCCCAGGTTGAAAACTTTCTGTGGAGGTACCAGCAAGTTGCCTAATGTCTCTGGATGGGGGAGAGGAGTCTCAGGCCCTTCTGAGGAGGAGAGCGTTTTCCAAGTGTGAGCTTATTGGTGGGATCACTTTTTCTGGCTAAGGAGCCACTGGTGTGTATGGGTGGTGAAGGGGAATCTCGGGTTGAGTGGGGAGGAAATCACTTTATCTGGGGATTTATTGTCAGCAGGGATTTCAATTGCTCCTTCTTTTAGGTTCTTCGGTGCTCATTTGGTATTTGTGGGATTCCTATTTGATGTGATGGCGGAGGAGCCCATCTGAGCCACTTCCTATTACTAAGTTGAGAGGGAATGCTGGGTTTGGGTCACATTTCTTCTTGGTAGAGGTCATAAGGTGCCCCAccatgaagttgctcagtcattctaAGGGTCCCTAGCCAACTCACCTTCTTCTTTAGACCTTTCAGAGCTCATATTTGGTTGTCTTATACTGTTTCCAGGATATATAGTTGGGCTTATAAAAAGGGAGCAGGGAAAGAGGAGCATAAACCATCTTATATGGATTAGAAGTCCTCTCTGTGCCTTTTAAGTGGTCACCTGATTGGGACAAGCTCACTCTGTATAATTTCCCAATCAACTGTGCTGTTTATCATAATCTAACAATGGGAACAATATTCCATCACATTTACAGGTCTCATACTCAAGGAGAGGGGCTACTACAAGGATCATTAGGTGTCATCATAGAATTCTGTCAACCACAGAAGGTGTATGTGAATGTACTGAAGCATTAATTAAGCAATTATCATCCTTTGGAAGACTGGAACCTGTTAGGATAGTATGAAAACCAAGTACTGTTATAATTATTCTACTCATAGTAGATGAAGTACACCTGGTATCAGAAATGCTtgataaaaatcagaatattCAAACAAATTTCAGTATTAGTTAATGTCAGTTTCAGAGGTTTGACCTAAGTCTTCATGTATGGCCATGCAGCTATCTTCTGTGTGGAAAATATGCTAGCtcaaaagtgaatttaaaaactTCACCACCATTCCCCATTTATATTATGTAGTTATGTGCAAATACTGTGGCTACCAGCAAGTCACATAGGAAATAAAGGTCAGTGATGTTTCTGACTTTAAATTTTTAGAGCAGGTTTATACTTAACACAGCCTGCATTTGAACAGGTTGCACATTGTACAAAGTCATGATTGTTGCCACAGGTTGTAATACAATGTACTCTCACCAGGATGGAAAATGTTAAGGAAAATTTTTTGTACTGGCCAATAGGGTCTTTTGCAATaattggttcttcccatcaggtagccaaagtattggagcttcagcttcagcatcagtccttcaggttAGATTTGGCTAATGTGGACTACTGACAAAAGATTAGAAGTCAGGAGGAAAGAAGGTAAGGGTATTCATTTCTGTGATGCACCCCCTCCAAAACTTTGGATTGGCAGTGGCTGCCATTTTCTCAGCTTATAGCTCTCGCTGGGTGGATTTCTACTACACCTCTTAAGACATTTGGGGTTGCAGGAACTATCATCTCTCTATGCCCCTTCAAACCTGGGGGTTCTAATACTGGCTTCTCAGTTGCTAGCCTCTGGGTATTCATCATCTCTTGGTTTCTGttcattattttcacattttagtcACCTCATTAAATGATATTCCGTCACTCTTTTAAAGTGTGCCATCAGCTTTTGGTTGGATTCTGACTAATACATTGGTAGTGGGGAATAGGAGAAACATTAAGGTAGTATTGGGGAGTGTGGGATaaactgctggagaagggataaatggAAGAGATAAACTGGATAAGGGATAAACTGGAAGAGAAGGGTTTCAAAGCTTTTTATGGCATTCTATGAATATAACATGACTTTTTAATGTGAATGACTCTAATGCAGTCTTAAATTGCTTCTAAATTATTTAGTGGGTTCTTGTTTCTTTGCATGAACAACCAGGATTGAACACGGCCAAGAGATATCTGGGATTTATATGACTAGAAGGTACTACTAGGATCTATCTGGATTGATTATATCATATTAGAACATTTCTGTCATGGCATCAGGAATATCACAATCCAGTGCACAGACTACATTTCTATTGAAATTCAATGCACTGCTATGGTGTGTAACTCATTTTTATTGTCAGATAGGATAACACtgtttgactttttaatatttccttttattatgaAACAGAAATTTGGGGAAGCCCAATGATTTCTTCAGGAACAAGTAATTCAGTTCCAATTGTTACATATAGATTCAGATAGTTATACTTCAACATAAATAACTCTAAAAGTGGACATAAggcagctgttttttttttcatcattataaCACTTTATATATCCGAGAATTCAGATCTCACATAGAATTATCTGCCTCAGGTGGATCCACAACTGGCCCACGACAAATAGGGCAGTTCGAATGTTCTTCCAGCCATCGATCGATGCAGGCACAATGGTATTCATGGGAACATGGAAGGATGCGTAGCATGTTGCCTGCGGTGTATTCTGTGATGCAAATGGTACACACTTCATGTGAATCATTCTCTGCAAAATATCTTAAAGGCAAGTTTTCAATCTGTGTTGTTGTAAGGCCTGTAGTTTGGTGTgggtctgcttcatttaataAGAGAAACTCATCCAGGCTAATGGAGGACCCAGAGTCACTATCGTCAAGTATTATTGGGGACATTCGTCCATGTTCTTGCCCAGTCTCTGATAAGCCTATTGATAAGATTCTTTCTTCATTCTCTACCAAGATCAGAGAGCTAGTTTCTgaatcttcatcatttgagctAGAAATTAAGATAGGACTGGATGCAGAACTAGAAATTGAATAGGGGCTTGAGTCTGAGATCACTATTAAACTTAAATCAGGATTATATCTAGCATTTGAAGCAGAACCAGGTCGACTATCACTACCACTGGGTCCATGTCTTTCATTTGGTGATTCTGCCCTTTCTATGTATTCACTTGGAGGTGAGACACTATGCTCTAAATTACTGTCACTGTCCATAAGATTACTTGAGTAACTAAATCCTATCATTGTCTGCCATGATATACTCGGAAATGAAACAgttgttatatttaaaattctatgaaCGGGATTTCTGATGGTATTGACAGAAGCACTCTCATTGCCCTCATCAGAATATGAAAGCATAGGCTGAAGtacttcttcctcactttctgaaGTGGTAGTGATGTTCAGGGAGTCAGATGTTAACTGAGTTCTACTAATTCTGCTGTCTATCAGAGAACATGCTGGACAATGAACTCGTTCTACTTCAAGATTGAAGGGTGTGGTTAGATTTGTTTCCATCACTTCCCAAGATTCACTACTGCATGTTGTATCTGAATCACATTCTTCATCTGCAGCATTCCTAGTTGTAGAAGTTTCAGTAAGATCCCTAGTTTGCAACTCATGTCGAGGCATTTGCTGTCTCAATGTTTCTTCATGCCCAGTTCTAGAAAATGTCTCATTCTCACATATGGGAGGTTCTTTAAAAGTCTGAGATGGTATATCTTCATTAGTACTTGGAAAATATTCCCACCGTGAATGTGGAGGTGACCAACTGTCAGTCCTTGCTCTGGTTCTGCGATAGACTGGGCTCCTACTTCTTAGTCTTCTCTGACTTCTAGTCAGTGGGACTTCCATTAATGTTTCCATTGTATCTTGTTCTGATGCAGATGGTGTTGTAAATAGTGGCTCAGACTGTGGATTTTCCAGTTGTCTTTGGCTGTCTTCCGTATCTTCTCTCCTGGGAAGTTTTGCAGATGCTACACATTCATCCTCTGGATTTGAGTTTTCATCATCCCAGTCAAGATTTCTTTCTAAGCCAAATCTGAGCTCATCACTATTAGCACTACTTTGGCTGTCTTCTCCCCAAGACGGATATTCTTTTTGCTCACTTGTCACATTTTCAGTTTGTCCGGAAGTAGTAAGGCAGTCTAGTACAGAGTCATCACTGGATGTATCATCTGAAGCATGTCTCTCTGTGAattaaaaaagggggggaggggcCATAAAAGAACTACCAAAATTGGAACCATCATAAAGTAGCACTCTGAAACTtggtttaaaaagcaaacaaaaatgagaaCTTAAACACTCAGATGTTTTCAACTGATTTCATATTTACAGAGTTGATACTTTAAAAGCTATATTATCTAGATTTATAAGTAAAGGCAGGGAAGTTTCAATTTCATCTGAAAAAGAGTACACTAATCCTAGATAAATTCAGAGGGTATCTGAAGGAagtctgtttttcaatatttcGTCATATACACAGCCCTGTATACCACTGTGGGAGGCATGtcaagagacattttttttttttcagtccactGTCAAAACACCAAAGCAATTCTACAAGGTAAACACCAGTTAACATACAGTGCTAGTATTTTAATTCAATTGATATTATTGTCTAATTCTCATTAGTCTCCAACATCACTACTCCTAGGCTCTTATATGCTTTTGATAATGTCTAAGTTGTTTTACAATATAAGATTATTGCCCAAATATAAACAAAGGTTATAGGTTTAAAAGTATATGAATTTTGAATACTTCTTAATATTACCAAGGTTTTTAATTGGCATTAAGCTGAAAGTCAGATCAAATGAATAGACTGAACCTAGCATGGCACATATAAGACCATATTCAAGAACCAAAGTGATAGTATCCTCTTCATTAGATAGTAAAATCCTCTATTTCACACTGGGAGAGAAGGCACCAGATCTGAGGTTCcagcagggtttctcagccttagAACTATTTACATTTTGGAACTGGGCAATTCTTATTTTGGGGAGCTACCCTGTGTGTTGTGTCATATttggcagcatctctggcctctgcccactagaTCTAGTAACACCCATGCCTCCCTCTGTGAAGACCGAAAATATCTCCAGCTATTGTCAAATGTcccttggggtgggggagagcaaAACAGTCCCCAGTTGAGAACTATTTggttagaatataaaatatttctttttgcttttttttttttttttacacatgtatatggatagagagggcttccctcataactcagttggtaaataatctgcctgcaatgcaggagaccccagttggattcctgggtcgggaagatctgctggagaagagatagtctacccactcccgtattcttgggcttcccttgtggctcaactgataaagaatccacctggaaaacgggagacctgggttccatccctgggttgggaagatcccctccattccagtattctgacttggatatttccatggactctatagtccatggggtttcaaagagtctgacacgacggagtgactttcactttcatagatagAGAAAATAATTCGGGACATAGGAGGAACGTTCCACTGAGgtacaaaaccaaaaaccaaacaaaaaccaatAGTCTACCTCACACTGTTTCCCAgttaaaacaacccaaatgtgaatcaggaaaaaaagaaccTACCCTGGCATTCTCACCGCAAACCAAGTCAATGTCAGTTCTTTTTTATGAGAAGTTCCTTACCTAATAATTTATGCCACTTCTTAATAATTTACTATTTACTATTATGAAGTGATTATCTAATACTATGAAGTTCCTTTTTCATCCCATCCTATTCCCTCCAAAGAGAAATATACCTGGATTTTCATCTGAGTTTTGTCGtaggttttctttcattaattgcAGTCTCTGCAACAACTCTTCTTCTGTACTTTCACCTAGGGGGCCGAGCAAATTGTTGTCCCTCATAAGTATGTAATCTTCTTCACTCAGATCACTTACGAATCTGTAGTAATCATCTTCTCGagcttttctgtctttctgatCTCTGCGTCGGACCGAAACGCTGTCTTCTTCATCGTCGGAATCTGAGCTTTCCATCTCGATGAACAAGTGTAAAATTATGTGAAGTTCATGACATAGTGCTGAAACGCTAAAACCGCAGTCAAATTGTATTTAGTTTATGCTTCCACCCGGGAGTGACCGGAACACACTCGGTCAGACCGTCAGCCTAAGTTCCCCGCAGCTCCTCTACTCCGCTATGGCACCTCAGCTCTGTACTCTCTGGTGAGGCAACAGTTGACATCCGCCTCTACATCCGAACTTGCTTAGGCGTTGCCTAGGCAACCATTGTCTTCCGTAAGGAACTGAGTAGGGGCTGGATTCAGGTTGGGTTTCATTTCATTCAAAAGCAGCCAGTATTTCTGAGGGTTTATAATGTACCAAGCACCATCCTTAAACTCTTCCCCTtcccccccagctctgccccGCCGCAGCCTGTTCTCAGGCTTTCAGAAGGCATTTTCATTCGCTACATTTTACATGACACCGGCTTCAAAATGCCACGCCCAAGTCAGGTTCCTTAAATGTAGCATTCCTCATTTCCAGGTGCCGCGGGACCGCTGCCTTTTCTCCTCATGAGTTGCTCAGACCGTAGACTCTCACTAAGAAAGTAGTTCAGAGTTTTTGATAATTCACCAGGGTCTTGGTTGACTCTCTTCAATGTGTCCTCTCCCTTTTAGCTCTTAATGGCTGCATCTTGATTATAAGACCCCTCAATCCTGTTTCAAACgaacaaaaaaacaccaaaacttGGGCAGGCTTTTCTGCTCATCCAGGGAATTTCTTCTCCACAAAAGCATTCGATTTCATTTTTGTCCTTGTGTCTCTTGCAAACAAAACTAGTCAGACTATCacaggaactttaaaaaatggatacGTAATATTTATTTTGCCTATGGTAATGAGTACCAACTTTGCTGATTTTGTTCCATGTGTCTTAGTGCAACCCGGATGTCTTTATCTACTGGTGAAAATAAACGAATGCTTATTTGTTATGCTACCTGAAGGAGACCTCTAAGAATTTCTGGACTCGTTAATACTGCAAGCCCCACTTAACACTTGTTTGAGAGTTTTTCATTCAAATTATTCATGTAAAGACAAGATTTGGCTACTGAATTTGAGATTATTTAATTTgtcttatttaataattaatcCATCCAACATAAACTGGGTCAGTTATTGTCCTAGCTCTACAGATATGTCAATTGTTGGAGCAGTTTGTATTGCCAAGTGATACAGACCAGGTGAGGCAAACACcatctcagctcagttcagtcgctcagtcatgtccacctctttgcgaccccatgaatcacagcacaccaggcctccctgtccatcaccaactcctggagtctactcaaactcatgcctatcgagtcagtgatgccatccagccatctcatcctctgtcatccccttctcctcctgcccccaatccctcccagcatcagggtcttttccagtgtgtgaattcttcgcatgaggtagccaaagtactggagttttagcttcagcatcagtccttccaatgaacacccaggactgatctcctttaagatggactggttggatctccttgcagtccaagggactctcaagagtcttctccaataccacagttcaaaagcatcaatttttcagtgctcagctttcttcacagtccaactctcacatccatacatgaccactggagaaaccttagctttgaccagacggacctttgctggcaaagtaatgtctctgcttttttctttttttttttttcccatttattttattaaaaaaattttttttattttaatttttttttattagttggaggctaattacttcacaacatttcagtgggttttgtcatacattgatatgaatcagccatagagttacacgcattccccatcccgatcccccctcccacctccctctccacctgattcctctgggtcttcccagtgcaccaggcccgagcacttgtctcatgcatcccacctgggctggtgatctgtttcaccatagataatatacatgctgttctttcgaaacatcccacccttgccttctcccacaga from Cervus elaphus chromosome X, mCerEla1.1, whole genome shotgun sequence encodes the following:
- the LOC122689563 gene encoding E3 ubiquitin-protein ligase RLIM-like, producing MESSDSDDEEDSVSVRRRDQKDRKAREDDYYRFVSDLSEEDYILMRDNNLLGPLGESTEEELLQRLQLMKENLRQNSDENPERHASDDTSSDDSVLDCLTTSGQTENVTSEQKEYPSWGEDSQSSANSDELRFGLERNLDWDDENSNPEDECVASAKLPRREDTEDSQRQLENPQSEPLFTTPSASEQDTMETLMEVPLTRSQRRLRSRSPVYRRTRARTDSWSPPHSRWEYFPSTNEDIPSQTFKEPPICENETFSRTGHEETLRQQMPRHELQTRDLTETSTTRNAADEECDSDTTCSSESWEVMETNLTTPFNLEVERVHCPACSLIDSRISRTQLTSDSLNITTTSESEEEVLQPMLSYSDEGNESASVNTIRNPVHRILNITTVSFPSISWQTMIGFSYSSNLMDSDSNLEHSVSPPSEYIERAESPNERHGPSGSDSRPGSASNARYNPDLSLIVISDSSPYSISSSASSPILISSSNDEDSETSSLILVENEERILSIGLSETGQEHGRMSPIILDDSDSGSSISLDEFLLLNEADPHQTTGLTTTQIENLPLRYFAENDSHEVCTICITEYTAGNMLRILPCSHEYHCACIDRWLEEHSNCPICRGPVVDPPEADNSM